A genomic window from Pecten maximus chromosome 2, xPecMax1.1, whole genome shotgun sequence includes:
- the LOC117322349 gene encoding NXPE family member 3-like — MITDFNNSLSLVNISTSVITIRNNTSEVRIGDDVIVDIDLYNGEGERTTRGGDMLRVWLKEPSRHASVSGYVIDHDNGSYTGVVKAMWAGNPELMFSIANTKEHIGIFMNIVHKYGLIKFLRARFMKGNLTEITLCSIIPNIPDVTDYCNFTTQNFNFSFFCGKPKHMNLDCKDWVLYAASSNYSCNTKNKSLMRNRYIRKKVGVVNVLTGSGNTGESDIPCHDVSSYLTWHTSNPTGYFYNDTWRSLICKPSISWKYESYDKCLKNRPVLITGDSTTRNWYVPLTKLLNLTISDGRHEIKDAAWQKFAEAENNEKALSLYWTPHEIPFYGSERTEQNKNNFRSIASRIDDLPGQKSVILILHWYAHLARTTPQQYREHVTSAKLAVVRLLKRSPDSKILVKGPHSYTHDYFVEPFDYTSRIYIQILYEEFKDLQHRVYFIDQWDATIANENFNIHPEASLDPIMVNFAFSFICK; from the exons ATGATCACAGATTTCAACAATTCATTGTCATTGGTGAATATTTCAACATCAGTGATAACCATACGGAATAACACATCTGAGGTCAGAATTGGAGATGACGTCATTGTCGACATTGATTTGTACAACGGAGAAGGAGAGCGAACAACCCGTGGAGGTGATATGCTCAGGGTATGGCTTAAAGAACCTTCCCGTCATGCATCTGTTTCCGGTTATGTAATCGACCATGACAACGGGTCATATACAGGAGTTGTTAAAGCAATGTGGGCCGGCAATCCAGAGTTGATGTTTTCTATTGCAAACACGAAAGAACATATTGGAATTTTCATGAATATTGTGCATAAATATGGCTTGATCAAGTTTCTTCGAGCACGCTTCATGAAAGGAAACTTGACGGAGATAACTTTATGTAGCATCATCCCAAATATTCCGGATGTTACAGATTATTGCAACTTTACAACCCAGAACTTCAATTTTTCCTTTTTCTGTGGTAAACCAAAACATATGAATTTGGATTGTAAAGATTGGGTTTTGTATGCAGCATCGTCTAATTACTCCTGCAACACGAAGAACAAATCACTTAT GAGGAATAGGTATATCAGAAAGAAAGTAGGAGTAGTGAATGTATTAACTG GTTCTGGTAATACAGGAGAGTCTGATATACCCTGTCATGACGTCAGCAGCTATCTAACTTGGCACACCTCTAACCCGACTGGCTACTTCTACAACGATACATGGCGGTCGTTAATCTGCAAACCTTCAATCTCATGGAAGTATGAATCATACGACAAGTGTTTAAAGAATCGCCCGGTACTCATTACAGGTGACTCTACCACAAGGAATTGGTATGTTCCTTTGACCAAGCTGTTAAATCTAACTATATCCGATGGACGTCATGAAATTAAGGACGCTGCATGGCAGAAATTTGCTGAAGCAGAAAACAATGAGAAAGCGTTATCGTTATATTGGACACCACACGAAATTCCATTCTACGGCTCTGAAAGAAccgaacaaaataaaaacaatttccGTTCTATAGCTTCAAGAATAGACGATTTACCTGGACAAAAAAGCGTCATTCTAATATTACATTGGTATGCTCATTTGGCAAGAACAACTCCACAACAGTATAGAGAGCATGTGACGAGTGCCAAGCTTGCTGTAGTGCGTCTTTTAAAACGTTCTCCTGATTCTAAAATTCTGGTAAAGGGTCCCCACTCTTACACACACGATTACTTTGTAGAACCATTCGACTATACCAGTAGAATTTACATTCAGATTCTGTACGAAGAGTTCAAAGATTTACAACATAGAGTATATTTTATCGATCAATGGGATGCAACTATAGCGAACGAGAATTTTAACATACACCCGGAAGCCTCATTAGACCCAATAATGGTTAATTTTGCGTTTTCATTCATTTGTAAATAA